Proteins encoded within one genomic window of Cucumis sativus cultivar 9930 chromosome 3, Cucumber_9930_V3, whole genome shotgun sequence:
- the LOC101218178 gene encoding legumin J has product MELNLKPMDPSNFFTGEGGSFHKWFPSDFPIISQTKVGAGRLLLHPRGFAVPHNSDSSKVGYVLQGSGVAGIIFPCKSEEAAVRLKKGDVIPVPEGVTSWWFNDGDSDFEVLLVGDTRNALIPGDITYVVFAGPLGVLQGFSSDYIEKVYDLTEKEREVLLKSQPNGLIFKLKDDQTLPEPDCHSDLVFNIYHTAPDAVVKGGGSVTVLTEEKFPFIGKSGLTAVLEKLEANAVRSPVYVADPSVQLIYVASGSGRVQIAETFMRYQIDAEVKAGQLVLVPKYFAVGKMAGEEGLECFTIITTTHPLLEELGGKTSIFGAFSPQVFEASFNLTAHFEKLFRSKITKSSPLVPPSDS; this is encoded by the exons atggagttGAATTTGAAGCCAATGGatccttcaaatttctttacGGGAGAAGGTGGATCCTTCCATAAATGGTTCCCTTCCGATTTTCCGATCATTTCTCAGACTAAAGTCGGCGCCGGAAGACTCCTTCTCCATCCACGTGGTTTTGCGGTTCCTCATAACTCTGATTCCTCCAAAGTTGGCTACGTTCTTCAAG GTAGCGGAGTAGCCGGAATTATATTTCCATGCAAATCTGAGGAAGCAGCGGTGAGACTAAAGAAAGGAGACGTAATTCCAGTGCCGGAGGGAGTCACCTCTTGGTGGTTTAACGACGGAGACTCCGATTTCGAAGTCCTTCTCGTCGGCGACACCCGAAACGCTCTCATTCCCGGTGACATCACCTACGTTGTCTTTGCTGGACCCCTCGGAGTCCTACAAGGCTTCTCGTCGGACTACATTGAAAAAGTGTACGATCTAACcgaaaaggaaagagaggtACTTCTCAAAAGCCAACCCAACGGCCTAATATTCAAGCTCAAAGATGACCAAACCTTACCCGAGCCCGACTGCCACAGCGATCTTGTTTTCAACATATACCACACCGCTCCCGATGCCGTAGTCAAGGGTGGTGGGTCGGTGACTGTCCTAACGGAAGAGAAGTTTCCATTTATTGGGAAATCTGGGCTGACGGCAGTTCTTGAGAAGCTTGAGGCCAATGCCGTGCGATCGCCGGTGTATGTTGCCGACCCTTCGGTGCAGCTGATATATGTAGCGAGCGGGTCGGGTCGGGTTCAGATTGCTGAGACGTTTATGCGTTATCAAATTGATGCGGAAGTGAAAGCGGGACAGTTGGTTTTGGTTCCAAAGTACTTTGCCGTCGGAAAAATGGCCGGAGAAGAAGGATTGGAGTGCTTCACTATTATCACCACCACACA CCCTCTGTTAGAAGAGTTGGGAGGAAAGACATCAATTTTTGGGGCATTTTCACCCCAAGTTTTTGAAGCTTCTTTCAATCTCACAGCTCATTTTGAGAAGCTTTTCAGATCAAAGATAACAAAATCTTCACCCTTGGTTCCTCCCTCAGATAGTTGA